A single Aspergillus chevalieri M1 DNA, chromosome 3, nearly complete sequence DNA region contains:
- a CDS encoding PIG-Y family protein (COG:S;~EggNog:ENOG410PQ7N;~InterPro:IPR029164;~PFAM:PF15159;~TransMembrane:2 (i323-351o371-395i)) has translation MEDGDYDTNTAALSMNSNNDNGGANNNGSNNNDGERTGRTRSVSTSTSNSNHRRSMSGSLLSKLSFLRTTNQATVASPEQPDQSIPNGRGYDDESNDVPSGGMSNLRGGKAMASALQQQRRTRRRRGSLRKTALLGTRLESKKMNKGAGGSNNMMDVWRSEDAAKGMSTRPFTNSVSATSGTESMSQSQGSFDRGGRENNMRWGYANAHQRRVSRGSFSRHEPNLTRNKLLGDETVTDDEDMISFTRRDNVENDENNNKKNTAIAAACLKHNPLTSPSSSSDSYFLQPDSTYGAVHRTKSPVATHHHPADHQEIIWDYSETEWWGWIILIVTWLVFVVGMGSCFGVWSWAWDVGETPYAPPELEDDPTLPIVGYYPALIILTAVMSWVWVVVAWVGMKYFKHANISGEDI, from the coding sequence ATGGAAGATGGAGACTACGACACCAACACGGCAGCATTGTCGAtgaacagcaacaacgacaATGGTGGCGCCAACAATAATGGCAGTAATAACAATGATGGAGAACGCACGGGACGCACGCGATCTGTGAGCACTAGCACGAGCAACAGCAACCACCGACGCAGTATGTCTGGTTCTCTCCTATCGAAGCTGTCGTTCTTACGGACCACGAATCAAGCCACGGTGGCATCGCCAGAACAACCCGATCAGTCAATTCCAAACGGACGAGGATATGACGACGAAAGCAACGATGTCCCTTCCGGTGGAATGAGTAACTTGCGCGGTGGGAAAGCGATGGCGAGTGCATTACAGCAACAGCGGAGGAcacggaggaggaggggctCGTTGCGCAAGACGGCGTTGTTGGGTACCCGGCTTGAGTCGAAGAAGATGAATAAGGGTGCCGGTGGTAGTAATAACATGATGGACGTTTGGCGGAGTGAGGATGCTGCGAAAGGTATGTCCACGCGACCGTTTACCAATTCTGTCTCTGCTACGAGTGGAACGGAATCGATGTCGCAGTCGCAGGGGTCGTTTGATCGGGGAGGTCGTGAGAATAACATGCGATGGGGATATGCCAATGCGCACCAGAGAAGGGTTTCTCGAGGCTCGTTTTCGCGCCATGAGCCGAATCTCACTCGGAACAAGCTGCTCGGTGACGAGACGGTTACTGACGACGAGGATATGATTTCCTTTACGCGCCGTGATAATGTCGAAAATGAcgagaataataataagaaGAACACCGCCATCGCCGCCGCTTGCTTGAAGCATAATCCCCTCACATCGCCTTCATCGAGCTCAGATTCATACTTCCTCCAACCAGACTCGACATACGGAGCCGTCCACCGCACTAAATCACCCGTCGCAACGCACCACCACCCCGCCGACCATCAAGAGATCATCTGGGACTATTCCGAAACCGAATGGTGGGGATGGATTATCCTGATCGTAACATGGCTTGTTTTCgttgtgggaatgggaagCTGCTTCGGAGTCTGGAGTTGGGCCTGGGATGTTGGAGAGACACCATATGCGCCGCCGGAGCTCGAGGATGATCCCACGCTGCCGATTGTTGGGTATTATCCAGCGTTGATTATTTTGACGGCTGTTATGTCGTGGGTAtgggttgttgttgcttgGGTGGGGATGAAGTATTTCAAGCATGCGAATATATCAGGAGAGGATATTTAG
- a CDS encoding uncharacterized protein (COG:S;~EggNog:ENOG410PG49;~InterPro:IPR014756,IPR011022;~PFAM:PF02752), giving the protein MMAAHISSHLQQHELAQSISANTNQLAACDSSEPFPPLFSGLFRPRSNRRRSSVSTSTGESSVSSESASKQQRNRRSSFLRKLAGPRENAKRFLRLGGSANSPAIASSAPDSHLEPQLPPLPQLEIPMPRTSRPRPVSEIVISPRDAQMLAAAAPNFEGGRMRSGSSSTIGSGSQPQPVLEQIAAPLGPDLSESFPPLPHEKTVATGSGISVGIALTEPMLFLAGYDHSDPSSKKSAILRGQLHLKVTKSVKIKKISITFRGHAQTDWPDGIPPKKIHFHDKKDLVTHGVVYFNHGDTALMQNDYGAHYYQHAKPITSVTGKDGVTASTKELFSKSGSSTSLNNHQTAKELKRLSLQSGHSHSRSFGKNELPAAPAPQRNYRLFPVGDYLYSFEFPIDGSLPETIKTDLGSVKYDLEAIVERAGAFRPNLLGNLEVPVIRTPAEGSLEQVEPIAISRNWEDQLHYDIVISGKSFPLGTQVPIAFKLTPLAKDECHRIKVYVTENIQHWTADKSVHRFQPAKKVLLFEKRADSPSTSTYPGSSMRVTAGGGIDWDRREAAARGEEIVDRGRSNLLGNLSSDAAVGPTEMEFSVQLPSCHEMKNRDESQRLHFDTTYENIQINHWIKIVLRLSKLDDKEPGKRRHFEISIDSPFHLLSCNATQANIYLPAYTSPNAEPVTPAQEYECGCPGAPLVNRNSAPNYQSVLDRGDTGPPIDINPVTGRAPSRSFTSGSGGLARPPQAHIANEPESSPRPMHLLRAPSFAPPAFEDVPPPPPLITPPPDYTSIVSEEDREAAFEDYFSRATCEDNDDEDDPRGRGRVDVPLTPGGRVNRSMDVSRDWVRLEDSTV; this is encoded by the exons ATGATGGCCGCTCACATTTCCTCTCATCTGCAACAGCACGAACTGGCGCAGTCCATCTCCGCCAATACGAATCAACTGGCCGCCTGCGATTCCTCTGAGCCTTTCCCCCCATTATTCTCCGGGCTCTTCCGTCCTCGTTCTAACCGTCGTCGTTCGTCCGTCTCGACCTCGACCGGTGAATCCAGCGTCTCCTCTGAATCCGCTTCCAAACAACAAAGAAATCGTCGCTCTTCTTTCCTCAGAAAGCTGGCGGGTCCACGCGAGAACGCAAAGCGCTTCCTTCGCCTGGGAGGATCGGCCAATTCCCCCGCCATCGCATCCTCCGCTCCTGATTCGCATTTGGAACCTCAACTGcctcctctccctcaacTCGAAATCCCCATGCCCCGAACTTCCCGCCCGCGACCCGTATCCGAAATCGTTATCTCCCCCAGAGATGCCCAAATGttagctgctgctgcgccCAACTTCGAGGGGGGCCGGATGCGCTCCGGCTCTTCCTCTACGATCGGCTCTGGGTCTCAACCGCAACCGGTATTGGAGCAAATCGCGGCGCCGCTTGGTCCGGATTTGTCAGAATCGTTTCCGCCATTGCCGCATGAGAAAACAGTAGCCACGGGTAGTGGTATTTCGGTCGGCATCGCCCTCACTGAGCCTATGCTCTTTCTCGCCGGTTACGATCACAGCGACCCGAGCTCCAAGAAGTCCGCCATTCTCCGTGGTCAATTGCACTTGAAGGTTACCAAGAGCGTTAAGATTAAGAAAATCTCCATTACTTTCCGTGGACATGCGCAGACGGATTGGCCGGATG GAATTCCACCCAAGAAGATCCATTTCCACGACAAGAAAGATTTGGTCACTCATGGAGTCGTCTATTTCAACCATGGTGATACAGCCCTGATGCAAAATGACTACGGAGCACACTATTATCAGCACGCGAAACCCATCACGTCGGTAACGGGCAAGGACGGGGTGACTGCAAGTACCAAGGAGCTCTTCTCGAAGAGCGGATCGTCGACCTCGTTAAACAACCATCAGACTGCCAAGGAGCTCAAACGACTCTCTTTGCAATCTGGTCACAGCCACTCGCGCAGTTTCGGGAAGAACGAGCTTCCCGCCGCTCCGGCTCCACAACGCAACTATAGATTGTTCCCAGTGGGTGACTATTTGTACAGCTTCGAATTCCCCATCGACGGATCCCTGCCGGAGACGATCAAGACAGACCTAGGGTCCGTCAAGTATGACTTGGAAGCCATTGTTGAGCGTGCAGGGGCATTCCGGCCGAACCTGCTGGGTAACTTGGAGGTTCCCGTCATTCGGACACCCGCAGAGGGCTCGTTGGAACAAGTCGAGCCCATCGCCATCTCTCGAAACTGGGAAGACCAGCTTCACTATGATATTGTTATCTCTGGGAAATCCTTTCCGCTGGGCACGCAAGTTCCCATTGCATTCAAGCTGACACCCTTGGCCAAGGATGAATGTCATCGTATCAAGGTATATGTAACGGAAAACATTCAACACTGGACAGCCGATAAGAGTGTACATCGTTTTCAGCCGGCTAAGAAGGTCCTTTTGTTTGAGAAACGGGCAGATTCGCCCAGTACAAGCACGTATCCCGGCAGTTCGATGCGTGTCACAGCTGGTGGTGGCATCGACTGGGACCGTCGTGAGGCTGCGGCCAGGGGTGAGGAAATTGTTGACCGAGGCAGATCCAATTTATTGGGTAATCTTTCAAGCGACGCTGCAGTTGGCCCGACTGAAATGGAATTCAGCGTACAATTGCCGAGCTGTCACGAGATGAAGAACCGTGATGAGTCGCAACGACTTCATTTTGACACGACCTATGAGAACATCCAAATCAACCATTGGATCAAG ATCGTGCTGCGTCTCTCTAAGCTCGATGATAAGGAACCTGGAAAACGGAGGCACTTTGAAATCTCTATCGACTCCCCGTTCCATCTCCTTTCGTGCAATGCTACCCAGGCCAATATTTACCTCCCCGCCTATACTTCGCCGAACGCAGAGCCCGTGACACCGGCACAAGAATATGAATGCGGCTGTCCGGGCGCCCCGTTGGTCAACCGCAACAGCGCGCCTAATTACCAGTCCGTTCTGGACCGGGGTGATACTGGCCCCCCTATCGACATCAATCCGGTGACTGGTCGGGCACCGTCTCGAAGTTTCACCAGTGGTTCCGGCGGTCTTGCTCGTCCGCCACAGGCGCATATCGCAAACGAACCGGAAAGCAGCCCTCGCCCAATGCATCTTCTTCGGGCGCCTTCATTCGCGCCGCCCGCCTTTGAAGATGttccaccaccgccgccctTGATCACGCCACCTCCGGATTACACGTCTATTGTGAGCGAAGAGGACCGGGAAGCGGCCTTTGAAGATTATTTCTCGCGGGCCACGTGCGAGGATAacgatgacgaggatgaccCCCGAGGTCGAGGCCGAGTAGATGTGCCTCTGACACCGGGAGGTCGTGTGAATCGGAGTATGGATGTCTCCCGCGATTGGGTGCGTCTGGAGGATTCAACGGTTTAA
- a CDS encoding uncharacterized protein (TransMembrane:1 (o57-79i)), with protein sequence MDHGLRTERTGKGQRDYFHFESRFPWALESLGTSQLWRRTDVPSEKKPRTLSTGEGVAFISALAVGIALIVLVSVFVIFRRRYGPRYTVRCFVTGNRPKTDRHARSIGLEHPCRETHPIPNRTSTKTNPGDSKCATGTDNPHRMSTLSQAQTETDSRQSTAIDPNRLSAPPRDPSPGKTQVENKESGNTGRREPPPPALQRPDLRAATEQLRALAPTSPCSSRFTTTTQSSGPLPSIYRMALESRSHKRNSSNNTNCRSSDQDARSAVESEDRVLSLPSPSPMLRNMLRPSPKPEPSQSHVYRMIQRPLSAHHCDTTVYENDAVLPMLPRSVFAVNDLVVSK encoded by the exons ATGGACCACGGCTTGAGAACAGAAAGGACTGGCAAGGGTCAGCGCGACTATTTTCATTTTGAAAGCAGGTTCCCATGGGCTTTAGAGAGCCTAGGAACATCACAACTATGGAGAAGGACTGATGTGCCTTCAGAAAAGAAGCCCAGAACCCTTTCCACCGGTGAAGGTGTGGCGTTCATTTCCGCTTTGGCAG TTGGAATTGCTTTGATTGTACTAGTATCTGTTTTTGTCATATTTCGAAGACGATACGGCCCACGGTATACGGTCCGATGCTTCGTCACTGGAAATCGCCCAAAGACAGATCGGCACGCCCGATCTATCGGACTCGAGCATCCATGCAGGGAAACACATCCCATTCCCAACCGGACGAGCACGAAAACGAACCCCGGGGACAGCAAGTGTGCGACAGGGACGGACAATCCCCACCGCATGTCCACACTGAGCCAGGCGCAAACAGAGACCGATAGCAGGCAGTCGACGGCAATCGATCCTAACCGCCTAAGTGCGCCACCGCGAGACCCTTCTCCTGGAAAGACACAAGTGGAGAACAAAGAATCCGGAAATACTGGACGCAGggaaccaccaccacccgcCTTGCAACGGCCTGATCTCCGCGCAGCGACAGAGCAACTTAGGGCTCTCGCCCCAACAAGTCCTTGCTCCAGTCGATTTACGACGACCACCCAGTCCTCAGGCCCGTTACCATCCATCTACCGTATGGCGCTGGAATCCCGCAGCCACAAACGCAATAGCAGCAACAATACAAACTGCCGATCCTCTGACCAGGATGCACGTAGCGCAGTGGAGAGTGAGGACCGTGTGCTGAGTTTACCGTCGCCATCGCCTATGCTCCGGAATATGCTCCGGCCCAGCCCTAAACCCGAGCCGTCGCAATCCCATGTGTATCGGATGATCCAGCGACCACTGTCGGCTCATCATTGTGATACGACAGTATATGAGAATGATGCTGTCTTGCCTATGCTTCCACGGAGTGTTTTTGCCGTGAATGATCTTGTTGTTAGTAAATAA
- a CDS encoding uncharacterized protein (COG:S;~EggNog:ENOG410PTE8), giving the protein MTTNYSDPESLATLTATVNQALIETGRFFRSAGSIQSRAQLKRSIPAAHEQFQFALDDLSEQIFLAKAFLERDYEAVRATKTETQMAQDVAMGETGVKPEPEAGEQAPEKTEKEVDIKIEQTTDDVTTNPPAPAAAESSQPNEPDQHVKAEQPGETSAVPDQSTAETKFDTEPNETARGGANDFDLHLDFGNDEIGDQNFLNMNTGGGANEADGSGFGNGIPSGGDAFDLEFEKADAITGEEQRPQQQQPQQQQHEQQQPQLQTGTDSQTGEQSAEDIMAPGESSFDDLFMGSGEMDDQGLLEGDELMNINELDDNWFT; this is encoded by the exons ATGACTACAAATTACTCGGATCCAGAATCCCTGGCTACACTAACGGCTACAGTCAATCAAGCG CTCATAGAGACTGGACGGTTCTTTCGATCAGCTGGTTCGATCCAATCCAGAGCTCAGCTGAAACGGTCTATTCCGGCCGCCCATGAACAATTTCAATTTGCATTGGATGATCTCTCAGAACAGATT TTCCTTGCCAAGGCGTTTCTAGAGCGCGACTACGAGGCAGTCCGTGCGACAAAGACAGAAACCCAGATGGCTCAAGATGTGGCAATGGGCGAAACAGGAGTGAAGCCGGAGCCGGAAGCTGGAGAGCAAGCGCCAGAAAAAACAGAGAAGGAAGTTGATATCAAGATTGAACAAACTACGGACGACGTGACTACGAACCCACCGGCACCAGCAGCCGCAGAATCGAGTCAACCTAACGAACCCGATCAACATGTGAAGGCCGAACAGCCAGGCGAAACATCTGCGGTCCCAGACCAATCAACTGCAGAAACCAAGTTTGACACTGAACCGAACGAAACAGCGAGGGGCGGTGCGAACGACTTTGATCTTCATTTAGACTTTGGCAATGATGAGATCGGGGACCAGAACTTCCTCAATATGAACACAGGTGGTGGCGCAAACGAGGCCGATGGCTCTGGGTTTGGAAACGGTATCCCGTCTGGGGGTGACGCATTTGACTTGGAATTTGAGAAAGCCGATGCGATTACTGGGGAAGAGCAACGgccgcaacaacaacagccgcaacaacagcagcatgaGCAGCAACAGCCACAGCTACAGACAGGCACGGATTCTCAGACCGGGGAACAATCGGCGGAGGATATCATGGCACCTGGGGAGTCCAGTTTTGACGACCTGTTCATGGGAAGTGGGGAAATGGACGATCAAGGATTGCTGGAGGGAGATGAATTGATGAACATTAACGAGTTAGATGACAACTGGTTTACATGA
- a CDS encoding uncharacterized protein (COG:S;~EggNog:ENOG410PR9R;~InterPro:IPR043472), with amino-acid sequence MTHNIPSITLLCMEKKFISALESALPKHWHAYDSTSPKPKISLTTLHESLRTVPETTKFDLIVSPANSYGLLDGAFDDAISRSFCVRQKLPYETLTHAVQDVLYEKYRGFAPPGSCTLVRFPEKMLEKKHMNEWGCKWIAICPTMRLPTNVVWDREVVYECVWSLLCEVERHNRGQEEDMHAGRGRKGKDRIETVLMTPMATGIGRVSPERWAAQVVLAMKHFVDAVERPERWGRLTWMELGKDAQEVSNTH; translated from the coding sequence ATGACCCACAACATCCCCTCAATTACTCTCCTCTGCATGGAAAAGAAATTCATAAGCGCCCTAGAATCCGCCCTCCCAAAGCACTGGCATGCCTACGACTCCACCTCCCCCAAGCCCAAAATCTCCCTAACAACCCTGCACGAATCCCTCCGCACCGTCCCCGAAACCACAAAATTTGACCTCATCGTCTCCCCCGCCAACTCCTACGGCCTGCTGGATGGCGCCTTCGACGACGCTATCTCGCGGTCCTTCTGCGTGAGGCAGAAATTGCCGTATGAGACGCTCACTCACGCAGTGCAGGACGTGCTGTATGAGAAGTATCGTGGGTTTGCGCCACCGGGATCGTGTACGCTTGTGCGGTTTCCGGAGAAgatgttggagaagaagcaTATGAATGAGTGGGGGTGTAAATGGATTGCGATCTGTCCGACGATGCGGCTTCCTACGAACGTGGTTTGGGATCGGGAGGTGGTTTATGAGTGTGTATGGAGTTTGCTGTGTGAGGTTGAGAGGCATAATCGGGGGCAGGAGGAGGATATGCATGctgggagggggaggaaggggaaggaTCGGATTGAGACAGTGCTTATGACGCCTATGGCCACTGGAATTGGGAGGGTTAGTCCGGAGAGGTGGGCGGCGCAGGTAGTGTTAGCGATGAAGCATTTTGTGGATGCGGTTGAGAGGCCGGAGAGGTGGGGGCGGCTGACTTGGATGGAGTTGGGAAAGGATGCGCAGGAGGTATCGAACACGCATTAG
- a CDS encoding nuclear and cytoplasmic polyadenylated RNA-binding protein pub1 (COG:A,J;~EggNog:ENOG410PIVD;~InterPro:IPR000504,IPR003954,IPR035979,IPR012677, IPR034639;~PFAM:PF00076;~go_function: GO:0003676 - nucleic acid binding [Evidence IEA]) — MAENVPASTSTLPQPPQASTGASGQQQYDASQGNGQGTHMPPPPRPPVVIPQNTNPIPTAITSPMSGGMMSPTSAGGFVRRAAPEPNKRALYVGGLDHRVTEDILKQIFETTGHVISVKIIPDKNLVTERAPDLQKFNSKGYNYGFVEFDDPGAAERAMQTLNGRRIHQSEIRVNWAYQSNSSNKEDTSSHFHIFVGDLSNEVNDEVLLQAFSAFGSVSEARVMWDMKTGRSRGYGFVAFRERSDADKALTSMDGEWLGSRAIRCNWANQKGQPSISQQQAMAAMGMAPTAPFGHHHFPTHGIQSYDMVVQQTPQWQTTCYVGNLTPYTSQNDLVPLFQNFGYVLETRLQADRGFAFIKMDTHENAAMAICQLSGYNVNGRPLKCSWGKDRPPTGQFDNAAFASGTTYFPQYNGPGGPMAPQGPAPAGRGWDQSAVPAQNYGPGNGAGFGRGQANNGNYGNGFGGYQA; from the exons ATGGCCGAGAACGTGCCCGCTTCCACCTCCACTCTGCCACAACCTCCGCAAGCCTCAACCGGAGCTTCTGGTCAGCAGCAGTATGATGCATCCCAGGGCAATGGTCAGGGTACGCACatgcctcctcctcctcgtccgccAGTTGTGATTCCCCAGAACACCAACCCGATCCCGACGGCGATTACTTCTCCGATGTCTGGGGGCATGATGTCCCCCACCAGTGCTGGCGGATTTGTGCGTCGGGCCGCTCCTGAGCCAAACAAAAGAGCACTTTATGTCGGAGGTCTCGACCACAGGGTCACAGAGGATATCTTGAAGCAAATATTCGAGACTACCGGTCATGTTATCAGTGTCAAGATTATTCCCGACAAGAAC CTGGTTACTGAGCGTGCCCCGGACCTACAGAAATTCAACAGCAAAGGATACAACTACGGTTTCGTTGAGTTCGATGACCCCGGCGCTGCTGAGAGGGCCATGCAGACACTTAACGGACGTCGTATTCACCAGTCG GAGATCCGTGTCAACTGGGCGTACCAGTCCAACAGTTCAAACAAGGAAGACACCTCGTCCCACTTCCACATTTTCGTTGGTGATTTGAGCAATGAAGTCAACGATGAGGTCCTGCTCCAGGCCTTTTCGGCTTTCGGTTCGGTCTCTGAAGCTCGTGTTATGTGGGATATGAAAACGGGACGTTCGCGTGGCTATGGGTTTGTCGCTTTCCGTGAGCGCTCAGATGCGGACAAGGCTCTGACCTCCATGGATGGAGAATGGCTCGGTTCCCGGGCCATTCGCTGCAACTGGGCCAACCAGAAGGGTCAGCCTTCTATTTCTCAGCAGCAGGCGATGGCAGCCATGGGCATGGCCCCGACCGCGCCTTTCGGTCACCATCATTTTCCCACTCATGGTATCCAGAGCTACGACATGGTTGTTCAGCAGACCCCTCAGTGGCAGACCACCTGCTATGTGGGCAACCTTACGCCATATACCTCGCAGAATGACCTGGTTCCCCTATTCCAGAACTTCGGTTACGTCTTGGAAACCCGCCTGCAGGCCGACCGTGGATTTGCTTTTATCAAAATGGACACTCACGAGAATGCTGCCATGGCGATTTGCCAGCTCAGCGGTTACAATGTCAACGGCCGTCCTCTGAAGTGCAGC TGGGGTAAGGATCGCCCACCCACTGGCCAATTTGACAATGCGGCTTTTGCCTCCGGTACAACCTACTTCCCTCAGTACAATGGTCCCGGCGGGCCTATGGCCCCTCAGG GCCCTGCTCCTGCTGGTCGAGGCTGGGATCAATCTGCTGTGCCCGCGCAAAACTACGGCCCAGGAAACGGTGCTGGCTTTGGCCGTGGACAGGCCAACAACGGCAACTATGGAAACGGCTTCGGGGGCTACCAAGCGTAA
- a CDS encoding uncharacterized protein (COG:B,D;~EggNog:ENOG410PGYM;~InterPro:IPR041188,IPR004875,IPR009057,IPR006600;~PFAM:PF18107,PF03221,PF03184;~go_function: GO:0003676 - nucleic acid binding [Evidence IEA]), whose protein sequence is MPQSSKRLISDVQRKALRDWAHNQPRRPTQKACIAWFYAEYNHRLSQSTVSDILSSQYQYLDSKSNPSTSIRKGTGQWHDLENILYEWQQTLNLRGAYISGDILVEKARQIWTSLPQYRDQPPPIFSNGWLHRFKQRFNIKQYTHHGEAGSVPEEAEEDMKAIRTIAGNYNEDDIYNMDETGLFWRMPPSQSLSSANRPGVKRDKSRVSIICCVNASGTDRLPIWVIGKARMPRALRNINMSAMGAEWRWNKKAWVDQIVMREWLLAFYSHIGKRAVLLTMDNFAAHLAGLELAPPPPNIRICWLPKNSTSQYQPLDQGIIQNLKIYYRRQWLRFILHHYECNQDPLQTVTLLDCIRWLIRAWNHDILSTTILACFYKSTLVLNPVQLPIESPNLSSLYEHVQQSGRLSNCMDIANFLNPMEESSELAGSEEELSSETLLEQLISRASDTGDMCDDDQEDDSPEPAPLPKPSDALNAVRLLISYMEGQDVSRASLLRSLERLERDLDSEIIASRAQGTLDSWLR, encoded by the coding sequence ATGCCACAATCCTCGAAGAGGCTAATTTCTGACGTCCAACGGAAGGCACTGCGGGATTGGGCTCACAATCAGCCTCGCCGTCCAACACAGAAAGCCTGTATAGCATGGTTTTATGCGGAATACAATCATCGGTTAAGCCAATCTACTGTCTCTGATATCTTGAGCTCTCAATATCAATACCTTGACTCCaaatcaaatccatccaccTCCATTCGCAAGGGCACTGGCCAATGGCATGACCTTGAAAATATTCTCTATGAATGGCAGCAAACGCTCAATTTAAGGGGCGCATATATCAGTGGTGATATCCTTGTTGAAAAAGCACGCCAAATCTGGACTTCTTTACCTCAATATCGCGATCAACCACCACCTATATTCAGCAACGGATGGCTACACCGATTCAAGCAGCGATTCAATATTAAACAGTATACACATCACGGAGAAGCAGGCTCAGTTCCAGAAGAAGCTGAGGAAGACATGAAGGCTATACGCACAATTGCAGGGAATTATAATGAAGATGATATAtataatatggatgaaacagGGCTTTTCTGGCGTATGCCCCCATCACAGAGCCTATCTTCAGCCAATAGGCCTGGTGTCAAACGGGATAAAAGCCGGGTCTCAATTATCTGCTGTGTCAATGCCTCCGGAACTGATCGATTACCAATTTGGGTGATTGGTAAAGCACGTATGCCACGAGCCCTCCGCAATATCAACATGTCTGCGATGGGAGCTGAGTGGCGATGGAATAAGAAGGCCTGGGTGGATCAAATTGTCATGCGCGAATGGCTATTAGCATTCTATAGCCATATTGGCAAGCGAGCAGTTCTTCTTACTATGGATAATTTTGCTGCACATCTAGCTGGGCTTGAATTAGCGCCGCCACCACCAAATATACGCATTTGCTGGCTGCCAAAGAATTCAACTAGCCAGTATCAGCCTCTCGATCAAGGGATTATACAAAATCTCAAGATATACTACCGGAGACAATGGTTGAGATTCATTCTTCACCATTATGAATGCAACCAAGATCCGCTACAGACTGTGACACTTCTGGATTGCATTCGCTGGCTCATACGTGCATGGAATCATGACATATTAAGCACAACAATTCTTGCTTGTTTCTACAAAAGCACACTGGTTCTTAACCCAGTGCAGCTTCCCATTGAATCTCCAAATCTCTCATCTCTCTATGAGCACGTGCAGCAGTCTGGCCGCCTCTCAAACTGCATGGATATTGCAAACTTCCTAAACCCAATGGAGGAGTCATCAGAGCTTGCTGGGAGTGAGGAGGAGCTATCATCTGAGACTTTACTTGAGCAATTGATTTCACGGGCTTCAGATACTGGAGACATGTGTGATGACGATCAAGAGGATGATTCTCCAGAGCCAGCACCACTACCAAAGCCTTCAGATGCTCTGAATGCTGTACGACTACTGATTTCTTATATGGAAGGGCAGGATGTATCAAGAGCATCTCTTCTTCGGTCTCTTGAGCGCCTTGAGCGAGATCTGGATAGCGAGATAATCGCCTCGCGGGCCCAGGGCACACTAGATAGTTGGCTTAGGTAA